The Mycolicibacterium neoaurum DNA segment CCAGTTATGGCACACCATTGGCTGGCGGTTTCAAGGGGTGGTTGCAACAGGTCCCTGTGAGGAGCTGTTGTGCGCCCGTCCAAATCGTCTCGTCTTCGTCGTCGGTTCTGGGAGGAAATCCGTAGCGGGTTGATCGTGAGTGAAGCCGCTGTGGCAGTCGGCGTGTCGCTGAACTCGGGTTCGCGGTGGTTTGCCGATGCTGGCGGGGTGAGACCTCAGTTACCCGATGGTCAACCTCGCCGGCGGCCGCGACTGTCCTTTGAAGAGCGCGAGGAAATCGCGTTAGGAGTGGCGGCCAAAGAATCAATTCGGTGTATCGCTCAACGCCTTGGCCGGGCGCCGTCGACGATCTCGCGGGAGATCGCTGTCAACGGCGGATGCCGAGGTCGTACGGGCTATCGGTCCCGATATCGCTTCGGTGCGTCATGGCGCGGTGGGCACGATCCGCGTCCCCGCTACAAGGCCACTGTCGCGCACGACCGCAGCGTCACCCGCGCCGCACGACCGAAGCCGCGCAAGCTGGATCTGTGCACGACCCTGCGTGAGGTGGTGCAGACTCGACTCACCGACGAGTTTCACAGTCCGGCCCAGATCGCTGCCCGGTTGCGGCTGGACTTCCCTGATATTGCGGAGATGTGGGTGTCACACGAAGCGATCTACCAGGCAATATACGTCCAAGGCAAAGGCAATCTGCGGCGCGATCTGCACACCTACCTGCGGACCGGGCGTGCGATACGCCACCCGCGCAGACGACCCGGGCAGCGCCGCGCACGTATCCCTGGCATGGTCAGCATCAGTGAACGGCCTGCCGAGGTCGAGGACCGCGCCATCCCCGGGCACTGGGAGGGGGATCTGATCATCGGAAGCACCGCCTCCGGGTCGGCGATCGGCACTCTGGTGGAACGCAGCACCCGGTTCACCCTCTTGTTGCACCTGCCCGGTGATCACACCGCGGCGACCGTGCAAGAGGCGATCGTGGCCAAGATGGGCCAGTTGCCGGCGCTGCTGGGTAAATCATTGACCTGGGATCAGGGCAGCGAATTGGCCAACCATCTGGCCATCGCTGAGGCGACAGATCTCGACATCTATTTCTGCGACCCGCACTCACCATGGCAGCGCGGAACCAACGAAAACACCAACGGTCTGCTGCGCCAATGGTTTGCCAAAGGCACTGACCTATCGGTGTTTCCCCCCGACTACCTCGACTACGTCGCCACCAAACTCAACAACCGACCCCGCCAGACACTGGGCTGGAAAACACCAGCCGAAGC contains these protein-coding regions:
- a CDS encoding IS30 family transposase; the encoded protein is MRPSKSSRLRRRFWEEIRSGLIVSEAAVAVGVSLNSGSRWFADAGGVRPQLPDGQPRRRPRLSFEEREEIALGVAAKESIRCIAQRLGRAPSTISREIAVNGGCRGRTGYRSRYRFGASWRGGHDPRPRYKATVAHDRSVTRAARPKPRKLDLCTTLREVVQTRLTDEFHSPAQIAARLRLDFPDIAEMWVSHEAIYQAIYVQGKGNLRRDLHTYLRTGRAIRHPRRRPGQRRARIPGMVSISERPAEVEDRAIPGHWEGDLIIGSTASGSAIGTLVERSTRFTLLLHLPGDHTAATVQEAIVAKMGQLPALLGKSLTWDQGSELANHLAIAEATDLDIYFCDPHSPWQRGTNENTNGLLRQWFAKGTDLSVFPPDYLDYVATKLNNRPRQTLGWKTPAEALHELLCNPTDSPTVATTP